The following are encoded in a window of Vigna radiata var. radiata cultivar VC1973A unplaced genomic scaffold, Vradiata_ver6 scaffold_312, whole genome shotgun sequence genomic DNA:
- the LOC106755233 gene encoding glutathione S-transferase F10-like, with the protein MVVKVYGPTYASPKRVVVCLIEKEIEFEAVHVDLFKGENKEPEFLKLQPFGSLPVIQDGDYTLYESRAIIRYFAEKYKDQGTDLLGKTIEEKGLVEQWLEVEAHNFHPPLYNLVINVLFAPLMGATSDQKVIEESDKKLEKVLDVYEERLSKSKYLAGDFFSLADLSHLPFGHYLVNQTGRGNLVRERKHVSAWWDDISNRPSWKKVLQLYKYPV; encoded by the exons ATGGTGGTGAAGGTGTATGGTCCAACTTATGCATCCCCCAAAAGGGTGGTTGTCTGTCTAATCGAGAAAGAAATCGAGTTTGAAGCAGTGCATGTCGATCTCTTCAAGGGAGAGAATAAGGAACCCGAGTTCCTTAAGTTGCAg CCATTTGGATCACTTCCTGTTATTCAAGATGGTGATTATACTCTCTATG AATCTCGTGCAATAATCAGATACTTTGCAGAGAAGTATAAAGACCAAGGAACTGACTTGTTGGGAAAGACAATAGAAGAAAAGGGTCTTGTGGAACAATGGCTTGAAGTGGAAGCTCATAACTTTCACCCACCACTCTACAATTTGGTTATCAATGTTCTATTTGCCCCATTAATGGGAGCTACCTCAGACCAAAAAGTGATAGAAGAGAGTGATAAAAAGCTTGAGAAGGTGCTTGATGTTTATGAGGAGAGACTCTCAAAAAGCAAGTATTTGGCTGGTGATTTCTTCAGCCTTGCTGATCTTAGCCATCTCCCATTTGGTCATTATTTGGTGAACCAAACTGGAAGAGGGAATTTGGTTAGAGAAAGGAAGCATGTGAGTGCTTGGTGGGATGATATCAGCAACAGACCATCTTGGAAGAAGGTTCTTCAGTTATACAAATACCCTGTCTAG